The Planktothrix tepida PCC 9214 genome has a segment encoding these proteins:
- a CDS encoding calcium-binding protein produces MTSAFDPNLIFLLYDQTLPGDTLTNDTTGGNNGNDTVTGNDTVTGNQIPQVSDTLGASLAGTAAADIIRGNIGDDSLYGRGGGDTIFGDDGEDLIEGETGNDYINGNQSRDSILGNEGNDTLFGGKGSDTLYGGNGQDFLSGNNDNDLLIAGSDSIGTDDNNNTLYGGAGDDCILGGNRDDLLSGDRGQDILVGGEGQDGFLISVNSGSANSAFVDVIFDYNDNNDFFFLPSDLTYSQLVIETGSVNDINGVLIRTDNVNNPTYLAFLPGFTGNLTSGDFKSLS; encoded by the coding sequence ATGACATCCGCATTTGATCCTAACTTAATTTTCCTATTATACGACCAAACCCTTCCTGGGGACACCTTAACCAATGATACAACCGGGGGTAATAATGGAAATGATACCGTGACCGGAAATGATACCGTGACCGGAAATCAAATTCCCCAGGTGAGTGATACCTTGGGAGCTAGTCTAGCTGGAACTGCTGCTGCTGATATTATTCGAGGCAATATAGGGGATGATAGTTTGTATGGTCGGGGGGGAGGGGATACCATTTTTGGTGATGACGGAGAGGATTTGATTGAGGGTGAAACGGGAAATGATTATATTAATGGGAATCAAAGTCGGGATTCTATTTTAGGGAATGAAGGAAATGATACCTTGTTTGGAGGAAAAGGTAGTGATACCTTATATGGAGGGAATGGACAAGATTTTTTATCAGGAAATAATGATAATGACCTCTTGATAGCGGGTAGTGATTCGATCGGAACTGATGATAATAATAACACCCTATATGGCGGAGCCGGTGATGATTGTATCTTGGGGGGAAATAGAGATGATTTGTTATCGGGAGATCGAGGTCAAGATATTTTAGTCGGCGGTGAAGGACAAGATGGATTTTTGATTTCTGTTAATTCTGGTAGTGCTAATTCAGCTTTCGTTGATGTGATTTTCGATTATAATGATAATAACGACTTCTTTTTTCTGCCGTCAGACTTAACCTATAGTCAATTAGTCATTGAAACGGGAAGTGTTAATGACATTAACGGTGTATTGATTCGCACGGATAATGTTAATAATCCCACTTATTTAGCATTCCTTCCCGGTTTTACAGGAAATTTAACATCTGGAGATTTTAAATCTCTCTCTTAG
- the ligA gene encoding NAD-dependent DNA ligase LigA, which yields MTEATQKMQQRVEELRKLLQKASYEYYVLDAPTMEDSIYDQLYRELQDLEQKYPELITLDSPTQRVGERPATQFQSVQHNIPLYSLENAFNFNELKTWQDRGQKIATNSSKLPTYVCELKIDGSALALTYENGILVRGATRGDGITGEEITQNVKTIRSIPLKLEGENPPALVEVRGEAFLSLTVFEQINQERKQAGEALFANPRNAAGGTLRQLDSKIVAQRKLDFFAYTLQIPQQDNLEITDFQTQWDNLELLQTMGFKVNPNRQVCSNLEEVIKYCEYWDQERHNLPYMTDGVVIKINPLSLQKKLGFTQKFPRWAIAYKYPAEEAPTQVKSVTVQVGRTGALTPVAELNPILLAGTTVQRATLHNRDRITELDLHLGDTVIVRKAGEIIPEVLRVLLELRPKDAKRFEMPTHCPECGQPVVQPVGEAVTRCINESCPAILQGSLIHWCSRDALDINGIGDKLVQQLVSKKLVNSVADLYDLTVEKLMVLDRMGEKSATKIMNAIATSKTQPWSRVLYGLGIRHVGSVNAELITQKFKSVEQLTQASATDIEGVYGIGPEIAYSVYQWFNLPANQDLIERLKLAELQLANSEKINYNIINRSQYLAGKTFVITGTLPTLKRDEAKKLIQNAGGKVTESVSKKTDYVVVGEEAGSKLKKAQDLGITLLSEEELLTLL from the coding sequence ATGACAGAAGCTACCCAAAAAATGCAACAACGAGTTGAAGAATTAAGAAAATTATTGCAAAAAGCTAGTTATGAATATTATGTCTTGGATGCTCCAACAATGGAGGATTCTATTTATGATCAATTATATCGAGAACTGCAAGATTTAGAACAAAAATATCCTGAATTAATTACCTTAGATAGTCCGACCCAACGAGTTGGAGAAAGACCTGCTACCCAATTTCAATCTGTTCAACATAATATTCCTTTATATAGTTTAGAAAATGCCTTTAATTTTAACGAGTTAAAAACTTGGCAAGATCGAGGACAAAAAATAGCCACAAATTCCTCCAAATTACCGACTTATGTTTGTGAATTAAAAATAGATGGTTCAGCCTTAGCATTAACTTATGAAAACGGAATATTAGTTCGAGGCGCAACGCGAGGAGATGGAATAACCGGGGAAGAAATTACTCAAAATGTTAAAACAATTCGTTCCATCCCCTTAAAATTAGAAGGAGAAAATCCACCTGCTTTAGTTGAAGTACGAGGAGAAGCTTTTTTATCCTTAACTGTATTTGAACAAATTAATCAAGAACGAAAACAAGCAGGAGAGGCGTTATTTGCTAATCCGAGAAATGCTGCTGGTGGAACTTTAAGACAATTAGATTCTAAAATTGTAGCTCAACGGAAGCTTGATTTTTTTGCTTATACTTTACAAATTCCCCAACAAGATAATTTAGAAATTACTGATTTCCAAACCCAATGGGATAATTTAGAATTATTGCAAACAATGGGATTTAAAGTTAATCCAAATCGTCAAGTCTGTTCTAATTTAGAAGAAGTGATAAAATATTGTGAATATTGGGATCAAGAACGGCATAATTTACCTTATATGACTGATGGGGTTGTAATTAAAATTAATCCTTTGTCTTTACAGAAAAAATTAGGATTTACTCAAAAATTCCCCCGGTGGGCGATCGCTTATAAATATCCCGCCGAAGAAGCCCCAACGCAAGTAAAATCTGTCACAGTACAAGTGGGGAGAACTGGGGCGTTAACCCCGGTTGCAGAACTTAACCCCATTTTACTCGCAGGAACTACGGTTCAACGAGCAACATTACATAATCGCGATCGCATTACTGAGTTAGATTTGCATCTCGGTGACACTGTAATTGTACGGAAAGCCGGGGAAATTATTCCCGAAGTGCTGAGAGTCTTATTAGAATTACGCCCCAAGGACGCTAAACGGTTTGAAATGCCCACCCATTGTCCCGAATGCGGCCAACCCGTTGTACAACCTGTGGGAGAAGCAGTGACGCGATGTATTAATGAGTCTTGTCCGGCAATTTTACAAGGATCTTTGATTCATTGGTGTTCCAGAGATGCCTTAGATATTAATGGCATTGGGGATAAATTAGTACAACAATTAGTCAGTAAAAAATTAGTTAATTCTGTAGCTGATTTATATGATTTAACCGTTGAAAAATTAATGGTTTTAGACCGCATGGGGGAAAAATCAGCCACTAAAATTATGAATGCGATCGCTACCTCTAAAACTCAACCTTGGTCGCGGGTATTATATGGGTTAGGCATTCGTCACGTTGGCAGTGTCAACGCGGAATTAATTACTCAAAAATTTAAAAGTGTTGAACAGTTAACCCAAGCATCTGCCACGGACATTGAAGGGGTTTATGGAATTGGGCCAGAAATTGCCTATTCAGTTTATCAATGGTTTAATCTTCCCGCAAATCAAGACTTAATTGAACGATTAAAACTCGCAGAATTACAGCTTGCTAATTCTGAAAAAATAAATTATAATATAATTAATAGATCTCAATATTTAGCAGGTAAAACTTTTGTAATCACAGGAACTTTACCCACTTTAAAACGAGATGAAGCTAAAAAATTAATTCAAAATGCGGGCGGAAAAGTAACGGAATCGGTGAGTAAAAAAACT
- the truB gene encoding tRNA pseudouridine(55) synthase TruB has translation MYGFLNLNKSAGLTSHDCVARVRRILRLKRVGHAGTLDPAATGVLPLALGKATRLLQFLPPQKAYQARIRFGVTTTTDDLEGEILTSQPVPHLQLQQIQEILPQFKGKIQQIPPLYSAIHVQGKRLYDLARKGENIEVPSRTVEIFDLKILNWYPGEFPELEIVIACGSGTYIRSIARDLGAILNCGGTLAHLIRTESSGFSLENSLTLETLETQVQQQTFFPLSPTLALNHLTIITLTDESAKRWCQGQSIAVDSETLKPQPVSVYDLDNQLLGIGKFIETSDQVLLAPQVVLAEN, from the coding sequence ATGTACGGGTTTCTCAACCTTAATAAATCTGCGGGTTTAACCTCCCATGACTGTGTGGCGCGAGTGCGTCGAATCTTACGATTAAAACGAGTCGGACACGCCGGAACCCTCGACCCAGCAGCAACAGGAGTGTTACCCCTTGCTCTGGGAAAAGCCACTCGTTTATTACAATTTCTCCCGCCTCAAAAAGCCTATCAAGCTAGAATTCGATTTGGTGTCACCACCACAACCGATGACTTGGAAGGAGAAATATTAACGAGTCAACCTGTACCCCATTTACAACTCCAACAAATTCAAGAAATTCTTCCTCAATTTAAGGGTAAAATTCAACAGATTCCTCCGCTTTATAGTGCCATTCATGTTCAAGGAAAACGATTATATGATTTAGCGAGAAAAGGAGAAAATATTGAAGTTCCAAGTCGGACAGTTGAAATTTTTGATCTCAAAATTTTAAATTGGTATCCGGGAGAATTTCCTGAGTTAGAAATTGTGATCGCCTGTGGTTCAGGAACTTATATTCGCTCTATTGCTAGAGATTTAGGAGCGATACTGAATTGCGGTGGAACCTTAGCTCATCTTATCCGAACAGAAAGCAGTGGTTTCTCTTTAGAAAATAGTTTAACTTTAGAAACCCTAGAAACCCAAGTTCAACAACAAACATTTTTTCCCCTATCTCCGACCTTAGCTTTAAATCATTTAACAATTATTACACTCACCGATGAATCTGCAAAACGTTGGTGTCAAGGACAATCAATTGCTGTAGATTCTGAAACCTTAAAACCTCAACCCGTGAGTGTTTATGATTTAGACAATCAACTTTTAGGAATTGGAAAATTTATCGAAACTTCCGATCAAGTTCTCCTCGCTCCTCAAGTTGTTCTCGCTGAAAATTAA
- the yidD gene encoding membrane protein insertion efficiency factor YidD: MKILLITLIRGYRFLISPLFPPVCRFHPTCSQYAIEAIERFGIIQGSWLAVQRILRCHPYHPGGYDPVPPKPED; this comes from the coding sequence ATGAAAATTCTATTAATTACCTTAATTCGAGGCTACAGATTCTTAATTTCCCCCCTGTTTCCTCCCGTTTGTCGCTTTCACCCCACTTGTTCCCAATATGCCATTGAAGCCATCGAACGCTTTGGAATAATTCAAGGCAGTTGGTTAGCAGTGCAACGCATTCTACGCTGTCATCCCTATCATCCAGGGGGATATGATCCTGTCCCTCCTAAGCCGGAAGATTAA
- a CDS encoding Npun_R2479 family HD domain-containing metalloprotein, whose translation MFNATAILIDAFVQQLQAGYRRTYGGFKPDYPEIIAWAGTMALENIANCDALYHNVEHTMLVTLVGQEILRGKHIREGGVTPQDWLHFIISLLCHDIGYVKGVCRQDQESIGLYATGIGDGIVSISVGATSASLTPYHVDRGKLVIDERFGGHNLIDAEQIKRNIELTRFPVPADETHQDRHNYSGLARAADLIGQLSDPRYLKKISSLFYEFEEVGTNKVLGYKTPGDLRRNYAKFYWNGVFPYIPAALKYLELTQEGKQVVANLYANVFQVENESRILQGINQFPTETNGGSRTDQNKDGVLNEQKPLVFSELTELNL comes from the coding sequence ATGTTTAATGCCACAGCCATTCTAATTGATGCCTTTGTTCAACAATTACAAGCCGGATATCGTCGTACTTATGGAGGGTTTAAACCAGACTACCCTGAGATTATTGCTTGGGCTGGAACAATGGCTTTAGAAAATATTGCCAATTGTGATGCTCTTTATCATAACGTCGAGCATACTATGTTAGTGACGTTAGTAGGACAAGAAATTTTACGCGGAAAACATATCCGAGAAGGCGGTGTTACACCTCAAGATTGGTTGCATTTTATTATTTCCTTGCTGTGTCATGATATTGGTTATGTCAAAGGCGTTTGTCGTCAGGATCAAGAATCAATTGGTTTATATGCAACTGGAATTGGAGATGGAATTGTTTCGATTTCTGTTGGAGCCACGTCAGCTAGTTTAACACCTTATCATGTTGATCGCGGAAAATTAGTCATTGATGAACGATTTGGCGGTCATAATTTAATCGATGCGGAACAAATTAAACGCAATATTGAATTAACTCGTTTTCCGGTTCCCGCCGATGAAACCCACCAAGATCGACATAATTATTCAGGACTAGCAAGAGCCGCTGATTTGATTGGTCAACTCAGTGATCCGCGCTATTTGAAAAAAATTAGTTCCTTATTTTATGAATTTGAAGAAGTGGGAACGAACAAAGTTTTAGGGTATAAAACCCCTGGAGATTTACGCCGAAATTACGCTAAGTTTTACTGGAATGGCGTATTTCCTTATATTCCGGCGGCTCTCAAATATTTAGAACTCACCCAAGAAGGAAAGCAAGTTGTAGCAAATCTCTATGCTAATGTCTTTCAAGTGGAAAATGAATCTCGAATTTTACAAGGAATTAATCAATTTCCCACGGAAACGAATGGCGGAAGTCGAACAGATCAAAATAAAGACGGTGTTCTCAATGAGCAAAAACCGTTAGTCTTTAGTGAATTAACGGAGTTAAATTTATAG